The nucleotide sequence GTCACCGAGTTCGGCGCCGAGTCCACGCACGAAGGGCCCGCCGACCGCAAAGGGACCTACGCCTTCCAAACGCGCTACCTCCTCGACCACCTCGCCCAGTTTGAGCGTCGGCGTTGGATCGCCGGCTCCCTGGTGTGGATCCTGCGCGACTTCCGGGTCAATCCGGACTGGACGGGTGGCAACCCGAACCAGCCGACGCCGCCGTGGAACAACAAGGGCCTGATCGACGAAACCGGGGCGCCGAAGCCAGCGTACTGGGAGCTGCGCAAACTCTTCCGGGCGCGCCGCGGCGCGGCGAGGGGCTAGCCTGCCGCCCGTGAACGCTCGCAGCAAGTGGTTGGCGTTGGCGCTGGTCGGCGCGCTTGCCGGATGCTCTCCCGGCCGCGCCGCGAGCGGCGGCGGCCCTAACCCCAACGACAAGCGCGGACAGGCGCTCGCCTGTCTGCGCGCCGACGGCCTGCCGGCGCTTCCGGTCGGTGATGACCGCATCGTCGTCGGCGAGGGCCGCGGCGCGCCGCGTATCCGCTACTTCACGACCAGTGGCGAGGCCGAGGCACTGCAGTTCAAGGGTGGTGCGGAGGGCGCCGAACAAATCGGCAACGCGCTGCTCTGGACGGGCTCGGCCTCGGACCGCCTGCTCGAGCGCATCGAGGCGTGCCTCGACGAAGTGCCGTAGCCGCGGCGCCCGCAAGCGCTCGGGGCTGGCGGTGAGCGGCGACCAGCAACGTCGGGCGGCGCGCGAAGCTACGGCGCTTTGCCGATCAGCGCGAGCGTAGTGCGAGCCCCGAAGCGCCGCACCTCGTAGATCGCGACGTCGTTGCGCCCCCGCCGGAATACCCACCAGGGCACGACGATCGAGAAGTTTTCGCCCTGGTCACGGACCAGATGGAAGGTGCGACCGACCCCCACGATCGTGCCGTTCACTGCGACCGCGACGTCGCGCGTCGCGCCGCGCGGCGACCCGGTCACCGTTCCCGTGACCCACACCGGGACCGTCGACGAGCGGGGGTCGACGTTGCGGTACTCGGCCCGCTCGACGAACCGCGCACCGAGACCGGCAGCCCGCACGCTGGCGAAGGCGCTCACCGGCTTACGCAGAAGGTCTTTGTTCGGTCCGATCTCGAAGAACCGCCAGGGACCATCCGCACCCTCTCCGAACAGCGCAAGCTTGCGCCGGAGCAGCGCTTGCTTGCGCTGCTGCCATTCGCGCGCCGAGAAAACGAGCGGCCGGAACGTCCCTCGCTCGAATATGCGCACCCGTCGTCGCCGCCGCACCACAGCGCTGCCGGCCGGGTGGCCGTCCATCTTCACACGCGGGTCGACACCGAGGGTGCGCAGGATCGTCGGCAAGATGTCGACCGTCTCGACGTAGGAATCGTCGATCCGTCCACGGCGTTGGAACGGCGCCTTGAGGATGAAGGGGATCGCGCCGACCGCCTCGGCGTTGCGTCGTGTCAAGCGCCTGCGGTCGTACACGCCGACGTCGAAAGCCACCCCGTGGTCGGCGGCGATCGCGATCAATGCTTTGTCGTAAAGGCCGCTTTGCTTGAGGTGGCGGATTAGCCGACCGAGAAGGTAGTCGGCGAACCCCACCTGCAGAAGGTGCCGCTGCCAGAGCACGGCGACTTGCCCGGGGTCGCGGTAGGAGTAGCGGTTGATCCCCGGAATCGGGTCGCTAGCGACGCGGCGGTACTGCTGACCGGTGGGCAAGTACTGCCAGGGAACGTGCGGCAGCAGCGTGTGCTTGAAGTTGAGTGACGGCCGCACACTCGGCCGGATGCGCGCTACCCAGGTGAGAAACCGGTGGTTGCGATTGCCGTTGAGGTTGGCGCGCGTGTTAGGGCGCTCCCCAGCCGCAGCCGCCGCCGCAGACACGCGCTCGGACTCCTCTGCTTCGTCGTCACTGCCGCCGAAGTTCCCCCAGGTCTGCGAGACCGATGGCAGTCGCTCCTCGATCCCCTCGGGGGCAACCACGTGCGCCCACACCAGTGAGAGGTCGTCGACCATCGAGCGCACCCGCGCGGCGAACGCCTGGCTCGTACGTTCGTCTTTGCACAGCGAGGTCGGACAGACGCTGGTGGCCTCCTCGGAGACGTTCATCGAGTAGCTGCGCCCGAGCAGCGTGAAGATGCTGTGGGGGTGGTCGGACGCCGTCGGCAAGCGGTCCCGTCGCGGATAGTTGCCGTCCATGATCGCCGGCTGGGCCCGCTCGGTCGAGTCGTACACGGTGTAGGCATTGCGGTACCAAGTGCCGTCGGCGGCGAGCGCCGCGAAGTTCGGGTAGCGACGGGCATCGATCTGTCCCCGCGAGTCGAGCAGCGAAACGACCGGGAACTCGTCGAACAGCACAACCACCACCGGCGCGCGCGGCACCCCGCCAATCGCGCGCGCACTAGCCTCGCTCGGGAAGACCAGCTTCGAAACCGGTGAAAACAGCAGGAGCAAGGCCAGGAACAAGACCGGAGCGATCGCAAGCGCCGAGACGAACGATCGCGCGACCGAGATGCGGGCGTACAGCGCAGCCACGGCCAAGCCGACAGCGATCGCCAGCGCCAGGTGTGCGCCGATGCCGAGCTCGAAGAGCCGCTTGAGCGTCGGCGAGACGATCAGCGCCACAAGCCCGGCGACGAACAGCAGATGGAGGATGCGCGCGGCCGACTGCGACGCCAGGGCCACGAGCCCTTCGACCACGACCAGCGCGAGCGGCGGCACCAGTACCCAGCCGACAGCGAAAACGACGATGTCGACGGGGGCCGAACCGCGAGCAGCGAAGAACTCCGGGTTTTTGCGCAGCAGGTCAAAGAGGGGCTCAGCAAAGGCGAGCGAGGAGAGCGCCAGCAGGTGCAGGAACGCAAAGCCGAGCTGGCGGATACCGCCCGCCTCCGGCGCCCACGTGGGTGCCGTTGCCGACCGCGCAGCGACCTGACTCATCCGTCGCTATCCGCCGAGCTCGCTATCAGACGCGTCGCCTCGGCTCCCGCGCCGCGGGGCCGCGCCGCGTACAGCACGCGCGTTCCCGACGGCAGTTCGAGGCGACGGTCGACCTCGAAGAACTCGCCGAGCTCGCGCTCGAAGCGCTCCAGCTGGTAGTCCGGGTGTAGGCCCTCGCGCTTGCCGGAGAGCAGTTTGCGCACCATCGGATCATCGCGGGTCGGGAACTCGATCACGAGCTCACCACCCAGCGACCACAGCCAGCCAAGGAACTCGCGAACCGGCACGTTGGCGGTGATCGCCACGTGGTGGATGAGCGCCAGCGCGAGCACAAGGTCTGGACGACCGCGCTCCCAGAGCGGCTTGCGCTCGGCCCCCCGCCAGCCGAGCCCCGGCGAGGGGTCGGCGAGGTTCACGACCAGCGGCAGGATGCGTTCTTCCCCTTCCTCGCGCAGGTCGCGGTAGAGCAGCTCCACCGGCCCCTGGTCGGCGTCGAGCGCGACCACGTAATCGGCGTGGCGCGCCGCGATCCGCGCGTAGCGACCGTTGTTGCAGCCGAGATCCCAGACCAGTCGCCGGCGACGAGCGCCCGCGGCTTCCTCCACGAAGCGCTCCTTGAGCTGCGTGTCTTCGTCGGTGTAGGTGTTCCGCTCGCCGTAAGCGACCCAAACGCCCCGCGGCGGCTGCCAGCGCAAGCGCTCGACGAGACGCTGCATCTTGCGGACGTTGGCCTCGAGCAGGCGTCGTTGCAGCTCGCGGTCCTGCAACTGCCGGTTGAGGCTCGACCGGATCTCGCCGGCTCGATCGGCGTAGCGCGCCTGCAGCCGTGCGTGCAGCGTCACGTGCGTGAAGACGCCGCGACGCAAGCGGTCGCGCAGCGGCAACAGCGACCGCATGTGCAAGGGATCGATGCCGTCGATCGCGCCGCGCAACAGAGGCTGGTAGGGAACGCGGCGCAGCGCTTGCAGGAGCAACGGGTAGAGGAAGAGCATGCAGAATTGGCGGTAGGCGGTCCAAGTCTCGCCCGGACGCAAACGCTCGAACGAGCCGACGTCCACGAAGGTCGGCCGCGACCCCACGAACTGCACGTTGTAAGGCGAGGCGTCCTTCAGCGTCAGCCCCTCGGCGAGCGCCTCCTGCAAAAGCCCGAGCTGCAGCAGCGCAGCGTCCTTGAGCATCGAAAACGGCCACTCGTAGGGGTACGAGACGAACGGCACACGCTCATGGCGCAGCACCGCCGCGGGCTCCTTCACCAGTGGTAAGTCGAGGGACCGCCAGTCGTCGACCCGCTCGGTGCGTACGACACGGCCGTCCTCCTGCGTTCGCGCGAAAAGACGCGTGCTCGCAAAGGCGTTGAAGTCCTCCAGGCCCTCGCGACTCAACACGCGCAGCACCTCCCCCGCCGCGTAGAACACGCGGCTCTCCGGATCGCGGAAGGAACCCGCGTCGAGGCGCGCGTCGAGGGCCTGCGGCGAGCGCGCGCCGTCGCCGCGCGGCGAAACCGGCTCCACTACCTCAGCCGGCGTCGGCGCCGCCCTGCGCTTCCTTGCCAGCGCTCGTCTCGTCGGGCTTGCGAATGCGTAGGAGGACGAGCAGGCGGTGCCAGTACATGCGGATCGTGACCGCTACGGCGGCGAGACCGCCGGCGATGATCGTGAGGATCTGCCCTCCGCTCGACGGGTCGATGTATGCGATCAGCTCTTTCATGGCAGCTCCGTTCTTGACGTCGCGAGACTTTAGACTGCGATTCGCGGTCGGGCCGCGAGCGACCTCCGGGCGACCGACGACGCGACCCCGCCCGACCGCGACAAGGGGGTCGAACGCCTCTACAGGCTACCGACCGGCGCCCCGGCGAGATGAAGCTGATCATCCAAATCCCCTGTTACAACGAGGAGTCGACGCTGCCGCTCACGCTGCGCGAGCTGCCGCGCAGCGTCCCCGGCTTCGACCGTGTCGAGTGGCTGGTGATCGACGACGGCTCGACCGACCGCACGGTCGAAGTGGCGCGCCAGCACGGCGTGGATCACATCGTCCGTCTCACTAAGAACAAGGGTCTCGCGATGGCCTTCCAAGCGGGGCTCGACGCCTGCCTCAAGCTCGGCGCCGACGTGATCGTCAACACCGACGCCGACAACCAGTACTGCGCGGCCGACATCCCGCGCCTCGTCGAACCGATCCTGCGCGGCGAGGCGGACATGGTGATCGGCGATCGGCGAGTCGACTCGATCGAGCACTTCTCCCCTCTCAAGAAACGCCTGCAGCGGCTCGGCAGTGCGGTCGTGCGGCGCGCGTCCGGCACCCAAATTCCCGACACCACCTCGGGCTTCCGGGCCTACAACCGTGAGGCAGCGCTGCAGGTACAGGTCGTCTCGCGCTTCACCTACACCCTCGAGACGATCATCCAAGCGGGCAAGATGGCGATCGCCGTCGACCACGTCCCGATCCGCACCAATCCGAAGACCCGCGAGTCGCGCCTGTTTCCATCGATGTGGGCGTACGTGCGCCGCAGCGCGGCCGCGATCCTCCGCGTTTACACGCTGTACGAGCCGCTGCGTGTGTTCCTGATCGCGGCGGGCGCGGTGGCGTTGCTGGCGCTCGTGATCTGGGGGCGGTTCCTCTACTTCTTCGCGATCGGCGAGGGCAAGGGGCACATCCAATCGCTGATCCTGGGAGCGACGCTTTTCGTCGTGGCGACCCAGCTCGCCGCCCTGGGCGTGATCGGCGACGTGCTGGCCGGCATGCGCGTGCTCCAGCAGCGGACACTCGAGCGTGTGCGACGGGTGGAGCTGGCGCTAGGCGTTCCTCCCTCCCACTACGAGCCAGGCGGGCGGTGGCCGCACAAAGACGCACCGGCCACCGCCAGCGAGGCCGGCGCAGAAGATCCACCACCGGCCGTTCCCGGTGACCCCGCCCACCAGTCGCAAGCAGCGGCCGGGAGGGGCCGTTGAGGGAGACGCAGACGCACCTGTCTGGGCGGTCGTCTGGGCTCTCGGCGAGCGACGTCCCCACCGGCAACACCTTCGACAAGTACGGCTCACGCAACCCGCTCGTACGACGTCTCGTGAGCGCCTTCGAACGCGACCTCGACGAGTTGCTCAGGCGCGCGGACCCGCAGAGCCTGGTCGACGTCGGCTGCGGTGAAGGCATCCTCAGCGAGCGGATCGCGCGACGCTTCGGCTGCCCGGTCGTGGGACTCGACCTCGACGACCCCAAGCTGCGCGAGCACTGGCGCCAGCGCAGCGCTCCCCGCCTGGAGTTCGTAGCCGGCGACGGCCATGAGCTGCCGTTCGCCGACGACAGCTTCGACTGTGCCGCGGCGATCGAGGTCCTAGAACACGTTCCCGACCCCCGCAAGACGCTCGCCGAAATGCGGCGAGTGGCCCGCCGCTACATCGTCTGCTCGGTTCCGCGGGAGCCGCTGTGGCGGATCCTCAACATGATGCGTGGCGCCTACCTTCGTGAGCTCGGCAACACGCCGGGCCACATCAACCACTGGAGCAAGCGCAGCTTCATCGCCCTGCTTTCGAGGTATGGCACGGTCGAGGAGGTGCGTACGCCGCTGCCGTGGACGATGGCGCTCGTGCGCATCGGTTGAGCTCCCGGCGGCTCGCCGCGCGAGCCCGTGTCAGCCGCGGCTACGGGCGCGGCGCCGCGGTGCTGTCGATCGGTATCGGCACCACCGGGCTCGTCACTTTCGGCTACTTCGCGCTCGCCAGTCACGCGCTCTCAGCGACCGACTACGGCGGCATCGCTCTGCTCTGGTCGGTCGTCTTCGTCACCGCTTCGGTGATCTGGCGGCCGGTCGAGCAGTTCCTCTCGCGCTCGATCGCCGACTGTGACGCGCGGGGGGTATCACCCCGCCCCTATCTCGCCTCAGCGGGAGCGATCCAAGTCGCTCTTGCCGGGCTCTTCGTAGCGGTCGCACTGCTTTTGCGCGGACCACTCGAGGAGGGACTGTTCGGGGATCGCGAGACGCTGTACTGGATCCTCCTGGCGACCGTAGTGGCGTACGCCGCCAGCTACTTCGCGCGCGGGTTCCTAGCTGGCCACGGCCGTTTCGGCCTCTACGGTGGGCTGGTCCTCTTGGAGGCCACCTCGCGCTGCGCCTTCGCGCTTGCCGCGGTTTCCGGCGTGACCCACGGGCAGACGGCGGTCGCGCTCGGAATGGTCGCGGCACCGCTCGTTTCCCTCGCCGTGGTGCCTTGGGGCATCCGCCGTGTCGAAGCGCCGGCCATAACGCCCCCGGCAGCGCGACCGGCCGAGGGTGTGGCAGCGGGGCTGCGTAGTGGCACCGGCTTCGCCGGCGCGCTGGTCGTGATCATGGCCTGCGAACAGACCTTCCTCAACGCCGGGCCGTTGCTCGTCAAGCTGCGCGACGGGGCAACCGGGGCGGCGCTCGCCGGCCAAGCCTTCAACGTGCTGTTGATCGCCCGTGCCCCGCTGCAGCTCTTCCAAGCGATCCAGACTTCGATCCTGCCCCACCTCACCCGCTTGCGCGCGCACGGCGAGCGCGAATCTTTCGCCCGCAGCGTCGCTGCCACGATTGCGCTGATCGGCGCTTTCGCAGCGGCCGTCGCCAGCGCCATGGCGGTCGCCGGGCCGCAGCTCATGGCGCTGGTCTTCGGCGGCGACTACGAACGCCTGCCGCTGGTCGTGATGGCTGTCGGGATGGGGATCTACCTGGCGGCCGCCACGCTCAACCAGGCGGTGCTCGCGGCCGGCCGCGCAGCGTCGGCAGCCGCCTGCTGGCTCGCGGCGCTCGCCCTCTTCACTCTCGCGCTCGTGGCTCCGCTGGTCGACGACCGCATCCTCCACGTGACGATCGCCTACACGCTCGGCGCGCTGGCGCTAATGGTGCTCTTGGCGCGACTGGCACGCGCCAGCGCAGCGTCCCCCGATCAGCAAGCGCCGACCGCCTCAGATCGGCTGCAACATCGAGTGCCCGCAGGAGGGGCAAGCGACGTTGGCGGTCGCTGACATGCGCGCGATCGTCGAGTGCGCGCCGCAGCCCGGACACGCGGAGGTCAGCTGGAAGCGCCGCAGACACGCCACGCACCGGTAGCGCCCCGCCAAGTTCGTGCCGTGCAGGGCTGGCTGCCCACAGGCCGGACAGCGCGGGGCACGCGGCACCGCCGACGCCGATCCGCCGTCGCGATCCAGGCTCAACAAACCGCCGCCTCCACCCTGCGCACGGAACGACCATGACCGCGCAGAAACTCGGCCGCTCCCATTGCCCGTCCGCCCGCGGGCTGCACACGCAGTAGCTCGAGTAGCCCGTCGACGGCGACCAAAAACAGTCGTTCGCGGCAAGCCACGAGCTCTCCCGGCCGCGCGTCGACCGCCGACGATCCCGGGTGGGCGCGCGCAGCACGCACCTTGAGGTCGCCGCCGCCGGGGATCTGCAGGTGGCAGCCGATGTGCGGGTTGAGGGCGCGCACGCGACGCGCCAAGCGCTCGCATCCGAGCGCCGGATCGAGGACCCGCTCGTGCTTCTCCACCCGCGACGCGTAGGTGATCCCGTACGACGGCTGCGGGCGCGGCGGCGGACGTAGGTCGAGCGCGTCGACCAACAGCTCGCCGGCCAGACGGGCGATGCGCGCCGACAGCGACCCCCAGTCGTCGTCGGGCAGGATCGGCTCGCTGCGTTGCAGCAGCAGCGGCCCGGCATCGAGCTCGCGCTCGGTGAGCATGATCGACACCCCGGTCAGCGGATCACCAGCTTCGATCGCCCGCTCCAACGGAGCGGCCCCGCGCCAGCGGGGCAACAAAGATGGATGCACGTTGAGGATCTCCCACCGCGACAAGAGTTCGTCACCGAGTAGCGCGCCGTAGGCGCACATGCACAGCAGTTCGGGGCGCGCCGCCGAGATCCTGGCGATCGCCGCTTCGGCGTTGACATCTTCGGGTTGGAAGACCTCGAGTCCGAGCGTGCGTGCGGCGTCAGCCACCGGCGGCGATTGCACACGCTGGCCGCGCCCCCTTGGACGGTCGGGTCGGGTGACGACGAGCGACGGCCGGTGGGGACTTGCGACCAGCCGTTCAAGCACCGCCGCCGCCAGCTCGGTCGTGCCGAGGAAGACGGTGCGCACGCGGGCAGCGTAGCCCGCGCGTCAATAAGGTTCGCGAGCCGTGATCGGCACCAACCCAGACGTCGAGCTCGCCGGTCCGCGCGGACCGCGTGACGAGGAGGTCCTTGGCGAACGCGCGCTGGCGCTGGTCGGGCGCCTGCACGCCGAGCTCGAACACGAACGTCAGCGGCTGTTGGCGGCTCGTCGCGAGCGGCAAAGCCGGCTCGACGCCGGCGAGCTCTTCGACTTTCCGGCGGCGACGCGGGAGGTTCGCGAGCGCGCCTGGACGGTTCCCGAGCCGCCGCCCGATCTGCGCGACCGGCGCGTCGAGATCACCGGTCCGCCCGAGCGCAAGATGGTGATCAACGCTCTCAACTCGGGGGCGCGCTGCTTCATGGCCGACTTCGAGGATGCGACGGCCCCAAGCTGGCGCAACCTGGTGGAGGGACAGATCAACGTCCTCGACGCCGTCGAGCGGCGGATCGAGTTCGTCGCGCCCGACGGGCGCGTTTACCGGCTGGTAGAGAACCCGGTGACGCTGCTCGTGCGCGTGCGCGGCCTACACCTGCCCGAGCGCCACGTCCGGGTGGGCGGCCAGACGGTAGCCGGCTGCTTCGTCGACGCCGCGCTGTTTCTCGCGAACTGCGCCGAGCCGCTGCTGAAAAGGGGCAGCGGGCCGTACCTCTACCTGCCGAAGCTCGAGTCGCGGCACGAGGCCCGTTTCTGGAACGAAGCGCTCCGGCTCTGCGAGGACCAGCTCGGTCTCGATCGCGGCACCGTGCGCGTGACGGTGCTGATCGAGACGCTGCCAGCAGCGTTCGAAATGGACGAGATCTTGTGGGAGCTGCGGGAACGCGTCCTCGGCCTCAACGCCGGGCGCTGGGATTACATCTTCTCGGCGATCAAGCGTCTGCGCGCGCACTCCTGGGCGGTACTGCCGGACCGCTCCCAGGTGACGATGACGGTGCCCTTCATGCGTGCGTACACGGAGCTTTTGGTGCGGACCTGTCACCGCCGTCGCGCCCAGGCCATCGGTGGCATGGCCGCGGCGATCCCGTCGCGCAGCGATCCTGCCGCCCGCGAGCGGGCGCTTGCCGCGGTGGCCGCCGACAAGCGTCGAGAAGCGGCCGACGGTTTCGACGGAACCTGGGTCGCGCACCCCGACACGGTCGCGACAGCGAAAGCCGAGTTCGACCGCGTGCTGGGCGACCGCCCCGACCAACGCGACCGCTTGCGCGAAGACGTGGCGGTCGAAGCGCGCGATCTCCTGGCTCTCGATCGCACCCCGGGCGAGCGCACCCTGCAAGGGCTGGAGGGCGCGTTCGAGGTAGCGCTGCGGTACCTCGCCACCTGGCTGGCCGGGCGCGGTGCAGTCGCCATCCACGGCCTGATGGAGGACGCCGCCACCGCCGAGATCTGTCGCGCGCAGGTCTGGCAGTGGCTGCGCCACAAAGCGCAGCTGGCGGATGGCCGCACGGTCGCTCCGGAGCTTGCGAGGGAGGCGCTAGAGCGGGCTTACGAGCGGGCACGCGCAGGACTCGAAGAAGTGGCCGACTGGCCGGCCCTGGCGCGCCTCGGCGAAGCCGCCGAGCTGGTGCGCCGGCTCGTCTTCAGCGACGAGTTCGTGGAGTTCCTGACCTTGCCGGCGTACGAGCGCCTGCGCGGCTAGTCGCTCGCTGTAACCGGCGAGCTCTGGTCGCGCGGCGAGCTCGAGTCGCTCGCGGCAGCCGGCGAGCTCAGGACGACGTCGGCGCCAGCGGCCGGGCGTTCAAGCGCCTCTCGCAGCGCGCGCAGCGCGGCGCGGCGCTGATCGCGCGGCACGCGGTCGAGGATCAGGATGCCGTCGAGGTGGTCGAGCTCGTGCTGGATCACACGCGCCTCGAGACCCGACGCCTCGAGCTCGATCGCCGCGCCGTCGAGTTGCTGGGCGACCACGCGGATCGCGAGGGGTCGCTCGACCTCGAGCAGCACCCCGGGGAGCGAGAGGCATCCTTCCTCCGCCACCTCGAGCTCCTCGCTGTGCCACACCAGCTCGGGGTTGACGAGGACCCGGGCTTCGCTCTCCTCATCGATCTGGTAGACGAGCAAGCGTTGCGAAAGCCCCGCCTGGGGTGCCGCCAACCCGATGCCCAGCGCGTCCCGCATCAGTTCGATCATCTCTTGCGCCTGACGCCGCAGCTCGTTGTCGAAGCGTGCCACCGGCGTCGCCCGTGAGCGCAGAATCGGGTCGCCGTACTGGCGAATGCGGGCGAGCGCCCGACGGCGCCGTGCGGCCGTTTCGGGGTCGAGCTGCTGGGGCTCGCGCAGCTCACCCTCGAGCCGCCCGGGCGGCCGCTCGCAGGCTTCGCCGAGGGAGGTCGTTCGGTCGGTCGGCACGTCGGCGAGTGTACGGCTCACGGTCGTGGACTCGACGCCGGCACGCCCACTCACGGGCCGGCAACGGTGCGTCTCAACACGGGTCGACGTCCACCACCAGTGTCGCCTCACCGAGCGCACGCGCCCGCGCAAGTTCGGCGACGACCTCGCGGATCGCTTGAAGCTTGTGCTCGGCCGGCGGTTCGGCTTTGACCACCAGGCGCGCGCGGAACTTGCCGGCGCGCCGGAACAGCGGGGCCGGACCGAGCGCCGCTACGCCGGCCTGCGCGAGCTCGCTGCGGACGCGCTCAGCGGCCGCCAGCTCCGCGCCAGCGGTCGCGCTCCCCAGCTCGATCTCGATGAGCTCGACGAACGGGGGGTAGCCGAGCGCTCGCCGCCATTCCAGTTCTTCGCTTACGAAACCGTCGGCGTCGTGGCGCGCAGCGTA is from Thermoleophilum album and encodes:
- a CDS encoding class I SAM-dependent methyltransferase: MRETQTHLSGRSSGLSASDVPTGNTFDKYGSRNPLVRRLVSAFERDLDELLRRADPQSLVDVGCGEGILSERIARRFGCPVVGLDLDDPKLREHWRQRSAPRLEFVAGDGHELPFADDSFDCAAAIEVLEHVPDPRKTLAEMRRVARRYIVCSVPREPLWRILNMMRGAYLRELGNTPGHINHWSKRSFIALLSRYGTVEEVRTPLPWTMALVRIG
- a CDS encoding glycosyltransferase family 2 protein; amino-acid sequence: MKLIIQIPCYNEESTLPLTLRELPRSVPGFDRVEWLVIDDGSTDRTVEVARQHGVDHIVRLTKNKGLAMAFQAGLDACLKLGADVIVNTDADNQYCAADIPRLVEPILRGEADMVIGDRRVDSIEHFSPLKKRLQRLGSAVVRRASGTQIPDTTSGFRAYNREAALQVQVVSRFTYTLETIIQAGKMAIAVDHVPIRTNPKTRESRLFPSMWAYVRRSAAAILRVYTLYEPLRVFLIAAGAVALLALVIWGRFLYFFAIGEGKGHIQSLILGATLFVVATQLAALGVIGDVLAGMRVLQQRTLERVRRVELALGVPPSHYEPGGRWPHKDAPATASEAGAEDPPPAVPGDPAHQSQAAAGRGR
- a CDS encoding lipopolysaccharide biosynthesis protein; the protein is MSSRRLAARARVSRGYGRGAAVLSIGIGTTGLVTFGYFALASHALSATDYGGIALLWSVVFVTASVIWRPVEQFLSRSIADCDARGVSPRPYLASAGAIQVALAGLFVAVALLLRGPLEEGLFGDRETLYWILLATVVAYAASYFARGFLAGHGRFGLYGGLVLLEATSRCAFALAAVSGVTHGQTAVALGMVAAPLVSLAVVPWGIRRVEAPAITPPAARPAEGVAAGLRSGTGFAGALVVIMACEQTFLNAGPLLVKLRDGATGAALAGQAFNVLLIARAPLQLFQAIQTSILPHLTRLRAHGERESFARSVAATIALIGAFAAAVASAMAVAGPQLMALVFGGDYERLPLVVMAVGMGIYLAAATLNQAVLAAGRAASAAACWLAALALFTLALVAPLVDDRILHVTIAYTLGALALMVLLARLARASAASPDQQAPTASDRLQHRVPAGGASDVGGR
- a CDS encoding class I SAM-dependent methyltransferase; this encodes MEPVSPRGDGARSPQALDARLDAGSFRDPESRVFYAAGEVLRVLSREGLEDFNAFASTRLFARTQEDGRVVRTERVDDWRSLDLPLVKEPAAVLRHERVPFVSYPYEWPFSMLKDAALLQLGLLQEALAEGLTLKDASPYNVQFVGSRPTFVDVGSFERLRPGETWTAYRQFCMLFLYPLLLQALRRVPYQPLLRGAIDGIDPLHMRSLLPLRDRLRRGVFTHVTLHARLQARYADRAGEIRSSLNRQLQDRELQRRLLEANVRKMQRLVERLRWQPPRGVWVAYGERNTYTDEDTQLKERFVEEAAGARRRRLVWDLGCNNGRYARIAARHADYVVALDADQGPVELLYRDLREEGEERILPLVVNLADPSPGLGWRGAERKPLWERGRPDLVLALALIHHVAITANVPVREFLGWLWSLGGELVIEFPTRDDPMVRKLLSGKREGLHPDYQLERFERELGEFFEVDRRLELPSGTRVLYAARPRGAGAEATRLIASSADSDG
- a CDS encoding methionyl-tRNA formyltransferase, whose product is MRTVFLGTTELAAAVLERLVASPHRPSLVVTRPDRPRGRGQRVQSPPVADAARTLGLEVFQPEDVNAEAAIARISAARPELLCMCAYGALLGDELLSRWEILNVHPSLLPRWRGAAPLERAIEAGDPLTGVSIMLTERELDAGPLLLQRSEPILPDDDWGSLSARIARLAGELLVDALDLRPPPRPQPSYGITYASRVEKHERVLDPALGCERLARRVRALNPHIGCHLQIPGGGDLKVRAARAHPGSSAVDARPGELVACRERLFLVAVDGLLELLRVQPAGGRAMGAAEFLRGHGRSVRRVEAAVC
- the aceB gene encoding malate synthase A, with amino-acid sequence MGTNPDVELAGPRGPRDEEVLGERALALVGRLHAELEHERQRLLAARRERQSRLDAGELFDFPAATREVRERAWTVPEPPPDLRDRRVEITGPPERKMVINALNSGARCFMADFEDATAPSWRNLVEGQINVLDAVERRIEFVAPDGRVYRLVENPVTLLVRVRGLHLPERHVRVGGQTVAGCFVDAALFLANCAEPLLKRGSGPYLYLPKLESRHEARFWNEALRLCEDQLGLDRGTVRVTVLIETLPAAFEMDEILWELRERVLGLNAGRWDYIFSAIKRLRAHSWAVLPDRSQVTMTVPFMRAYTELLVRTCHRRRAQAIGGMAAAIPSRSDPAARERALAAVAADKRREAADGFDGTWVAHPDTVATAKAEFDRVLGDRPDQRDRLREDVAVEARDLLALDRTPGERTLQGLEGAFEVALRYLATWLAGRGAVAIHGLMEDAATAEICRAQVWQWLRHKAQLADGRTVAPELAREALERAYERARAGLEEVADWPALARLGEAAELVRRLVFSDEFVEFLTLPAYERLRG
- the def gene encoding peptide deformylase; the encoded protein is MSRTLADVPTDRTTSLGEACERPPGRLEGELREPQQLDPETAARRRRALARIRQYGDPILRSRATPVARFDNELRRQAQEMIELMRDALGIGLAAPQAGLSQRLLVYQIDEESEARVLVNPELVWHSEELEVAEEGCLSLPGVLLEVERPLAIRVVAQQLDGAAIELEASGLEARVIQHELDHLDGILILDRVPRDQRRAALRALREALERPAAGADVVLSSPAAASDSSSPRDQSSPVTASD
- a CDS encoding sulfatase-like hydrolase/transferase; the encoded protein is MSQVAARSATAPTWAPEAGGIRQLGFAFLHLLALSSLAFAEPLFDLLRKNPEFFAARGSAPVDIVVFAVGWVLVPPLALVVVEGLVALASQSAARILHLLFVAGLVALIVSPTLKRLFELGIGAHLALAIAVGLAVAALYARISVARSFVSALAIAPVLFLALLLLFSPVSKLVFPSEASARAIGGVPRAPVVVVLFDEFPVVSLLDSRGQIDARRYPNFAALAADGTWYRNAYTVYDSTERAQPAIMDGNYPRRDRLPTASDHPHSIFTLLGRSYSMNVSEEATSVCPTSLCKDERTSQAFAARVRSMVDDLSLVWAHVVAPEGIEERLPSVSQTWGNFGGSDDEAEESERVSAAAAAAGERPNTRANLNGNRNHRFLTWVARIRPSVRPSLNFKHTLLPHVPWQYLPTGQQYRRVASDPIPGINRYSYRDPGQVAVLWQRHLLQVGFADYLLGRLIRHLKQSGLYDKALIAIAADHGVAFDVGVYDRRRLTRRNAEAVGAIPFILKAPFQRRGRIDDSYVETVDILPTILRTLGVDPRVKMDGHPAGSAVVRRRRRVRIFERGTFRPLVFSAREWQQRKQALLRRKLALFGEGADGPWRFFEIGPNKDLLRKPVSAFASVRAAGLGARFVERAEYRNVDPRSSTVPVWVTGTVTGSPRGATRDVAVAVNGTIVGVGRTFHLVRDQGENFSIVVPWWVFRRGRNDVAIYEVRRFGARTTLALIGKAP